In Ovis canadensis isolate MfBH-ARS-UI-01 breed Bighorn chromosome 3, ARS-UI_OviCan_v2, whole genome shotgun sequence, one DNA window encodes the following:
- the EMX1 gene encoding homeobox protein EMX1, whose amino-acid sequence MCLAGCTPRTAAAPGRGALPRARVPRSALAAATMFQPTAKRGFTIESLVAKDGGTGGGTGGGGAGSHPLAAAASEEPLRPTALNYPHPSTAEAAFVSGFPAAAGAGRSLYGGPELVFPEAMNHHALTVHPAHQLGASPLQPPHSFFGAQHRDPLHFYPWVLRNRFFGHRFQASDVPQDGLLLHGPFARKPKRIRTAFSPSQLLRLERAFEKNHYVVGAERKQLAGSLSLSETQVKVWFQNRRTKYKRQKLEEEGPESEQKKKGSHHINRWRIATKQANGEDIDVTSND is encoded by the exons atgtgcctggCTGGGTGCACACCCCGCACGGCGGCGGCGCCAGGACGCGGAGCGCTCCCCAGAGCCCGGGTGCCTCGCTCGGCTCTGGCGGCCGCGACCATGTTCCAGCCCACAGCCAAGCGCGGCTTTACCATCGAGTCTTTGGTGGCCAAGGACGGCGGCACTGGAGGGGGCACTGGCGGCGGGGGCGCAGGCTCCCATCCCCTGGCGGCGGCCGCCTCGGAGGAGCCGCTCCGGCCCACGGCGCTCAATTATCCTCACCCCAGCACAGCCGAAGCGGCCTTCGTGAGCGGCTTCCCCGCCGCCGCGGGCGCCGGCCGCTCGCTCTACGGCGGTCCCGAGCTCGTATTCCCCGAGGCCATGAACCACCACGCGCTGACCGTGCACCCGGCGCACCAGCTGGGCGCCTCCCCGCTGCAGCCCCCGCACTCCTTCTTCGGCGCCCAGCACCGGGACCCTCTGCACTTCTATCCCTGGGTGCTGCGGAACCGCTTCTTCGGCCACCGTTTTCAGG CGAGCGACGTGCCCCAGGACGGGCTGCTTCTGCACGGCCCCTTCGCGCGCAAGCCCAAGCGGATCCGCACGGCCTTCTCGCCCTCGCAGCTGCTGCGACTGGAGCGTGCCTTCGAGAAGAACCACTACGTGGTGGGCGCCGAGCGGAAGCAGCTGGCCGGCAGCCTCAGCCTCTCCGAGACGCAG GTGAAGGTGTGGTTCCAGAACCGGAGGACAAAGTACAAGCggcagaagctggaggaggaagggccCGAGTCGGAGCAGAAGAAGAAGGGCTCCCATCACATCAACCGGTGGCGCATTGCCACGAAGCAGGCCAACGGGGAGGACATCGACGTCACCTCCAATGACTAG